The following are encoded together in the Glycine max cultivar Williams 82 chromosome 8, Glycine_max_v4.0, whole genome shotgun sequence genome:
- the LOC100788893 gene encoding NAC domain-containing protein 104, which translates to MGDNNVNLPPGFRFYPTDEELVVHFLQRKANLLPCHPDVIPDLELYPYDPWELHGRALAEGKQWYYYSRRTQNRVTSNGYWMPMGMEEPVISNSSNKRVGMKKYYVFHLGEAPDGNTTNWIMQEYRLLDSASSSISSRRRSQPKPDHSKWVICRVYERDNDEDDGDGTELSCLDEVFLSLDDLDEISLPN; encoded by the exons ATGGGAGATAACAATGTCAACCTCCCACCCGGGTTTCGCTTCTACCCCACAGATGAAGAGCTTGTTGTTCATTTCCTTCAAAGAAAGGCAAATCTTCTTCCTTGCCATCCAGATGTCATCCCTGATCTTGAACTCTACCCTTATGATCCTTGGGAACTTCATG GTAGAGCTTTGGCAGAGGGAAAGCAATGGTACTACTACAGCAGAAGGACACAAAATAGGGTCACTAGCAATGGCTATTGGATGCCAATGGGAATGGAAGAGCCAGTGATTTCAAACTCTAGCAACAAGAGAGTTGGCATGAAGAAATATTATGTGTTCCATTTGGGAGAAGCCCCTGATGGCAACACAACCAATTGGATAATGCAAGAGTATCGTCTATTAGATTCTGCTTCCTCTAGCATATCATCCAGAAGAAGATCACAACCTAAACCG GACCATAGTAAATGGGTGATATGTCGAGTTTATGAACGGGATAACGATGAAGATGATGGTGATGGAACAGAGCTCTCTTGTTTGGATGAAGTTTTCTTGTCATTGGATGATCTTGACGAAATAAGTTTGCCAAATTAG